The Bacteroidota bacterium genome has a window encoding:
- a CDS encoding TolC family protein yields the protein MTGKNIVKIIITCLIVTFSFYSHGQDITKKLTLDDVIYIAKNQSPDALIAKHRFRSSYWQFRTYKAGYKPLVEFDATLPNLSRSIDVITQPDGTEVFIRRQISRSSVNLSVSQNIPFTGGQIFMNTNLQRIDNFDDSTFSYLTTPLNIGIRQPIFEFNSFKWDRKIEPLRYEEAKRKYLEDMEQVSITATNYFFDLLLAQINLNIQLVNQANNDTLYQIAKGRYNIGTIAENELLQMELNLLNSNTNVEEAKLDLEIKSFNLKSYLRIKDTLGIELVPPVKSYTISVNIQDALSEARDNRSEALSFSRRLLEAQSDVSRAKLEGRFSANLYAVYGLTQSGDFIDEAYTAPLNQEQISLGIQVPIVDWGLSKGKIKMAESNQELIKTSVEQDQIDFDQEVFLKVMQFNMLRNQLSIAAKSDTVAQKRYDVTKQRYLIGTINIIELNLAQTDKDNNRKAYISTLNTYWRNFFELRKLTLHDYIENKKITLDLNQLM from the coding sequence ATGACCGGAAAGAATATAGTGAAAATCATCATCACATGTTTAATAGTGACATTCTCTTTTTATAGTCATGGTCAGGATATAACCAAAAAACTTACACTTGATGATGTTATTTATATCGCAAAAAATCAATCTCCTGATGCACTTATTGCCAAACATAGGTTCCGCAGCAGTTACTGGCAATTCAGGACTTATAAGGCAGGATATAAACCCCTTGTCGAATTTGATGCTACCCTCCCCAACTTAAGCCGATCTATTGACGTCATTACACAACCCGATGGTACCGAAGTCTTCATCAGACGCCAGATTTCACGCTCCTCTGTAAACCTTTCGGTATCACAAAACATTCCATTTACTGGGGGCCAAATCTTTATGAACACGAACCTCCAGCGGATAGATAATTTTGATGATTCCACATTTTCTTATCTCACTACGCCATTGAATATCGGTATACGGCAGCCTATTTTTGAATTTAACTCATTTAAATGGGATAGAAAAATTGAACCCCTGCGATATGAAGAGGCTAAGAGAAAATATTTGGAAGATATGGAACAGGTTTCCATTACTGCAACCAATTACTTCTTTGACCTTTTACTCGCACAGATTAACCTTAATATCCAGCTCGTCAACCAGGCAAACAATGATACTCTCTATCAGATAGCAAAAGGAAGGTATAATATCGGAACAATCGCCGAAAACGAACTTTTACAAATGGAGCTGAACCTTCTTAATTCTAATACCAATGTCGAGGAAGCAAAGCTGGATCTGGAAATAAAATCATTCAACCTCAAATCCTATCTCAGGATTAAGGATACTCTCGGAATAGAACTTGTACCTCCCGTTAAATCATACACAATCTCTGTGAACATTCAGGATGCTCTTTCTGAAGCCAGGGATAATCGTTCTGAGGCTCTTTCATTCAGCCGCCGCTTACTTGAAGCCCAAAGTGATGTCAGCAGAGCAAAACTTGAAGGAAGATTCAGCGCAAATCTTTATGCAGTTTATGGATTGACACAAAGCGGAGATTTTATTGATGAAGCCTATACTGCACCGCTTAATCAGGAACAGATTTCACTCGGCATTCAGGTACCTATTGTTGATTGGGGCTTATCAAAAGGAAAAATAAAAATGGCCGAATCAAACCAGGAATTAATTAAAACATCTGTTGAACAGGATCAAATTGACTTTGACCAGGAAGTCTTTCTAAAGGTCATGCAATTCAATATGCTAAGGAACCAGCTATCTATTGCAGCCAAAAGCGATACAGTTGCCCAGAAACGCTATGATGTAACTAAACAAAGATATTTGATCGGAACCATCAATATTATAGAGTTAAACCTGGCTCAGACCGATAAGGATAATAACAGAAAAGCTTATATCAGCACACTTAATACCTATTGGAGAAACTTCTTTGAATTACGTAAACTGACACTTCATGATTATATTGAAAATAAGAAAATTACACTCGATTTAAATCAACTAATGTAA
- a CDS encoding peroxiredoxin, which produces MAVLVGKKAPLFEADAVVNGGEFVEKFSLEQYIGKKYVIFFFYPLDFTFVCPTEILAFQEKFDEFEKRNVAVIGCSIDSKFSHWAWLNTEKKDGGIKGVKFPLVSDLSKTISQNYDVLAGEYEYNTEDDEMGFKGTPIAYRGLFLIDKQGMVRHQLVNDLPLGRNIDEAIRMVDALQFFEEFGEVCPANWHKGDEAMKATADGVAKYLSKH; this is translated from the coding sequence ATGGCAGTATTAGTTGGTAAAAAAGCTCCCTTATTTGAAGCAGATGCCGTTGTAAACGGTGGAGAATTTGTCGAAAAATTTTCATTGGAGCAGTATATCGGGAAAAAATATGTTATCTTTTTTTTCTATCCCCTCGACTTTACTTTTGTATGCCCAACTGAAATCCTGGCATTTCAGGAAAAATTCGATGAGTTTGAGAAAAGAAATGTAGCTGTTATCGGATGCTCTATCGACTCGAAATTCTCGCACTGGGCATGGCTTAATACCGAAAAAAAGGACGGTGGAATTAAAGGTGTTAAATTCCCTCTGGTCTCTGACCTTTCTAAAACCATCTCCCAGAATTATGATGTTCTGGCTGGTGAATATGAATATAATACCGAAGATGATGAAATGGGCTTCAAAGGTACTCCCATTGCATACCGTGGCCTTTTCCTGATTGACAAACAAGGCATGGTGCGCCACCAGCTAGTGAATGACCTTCCCCTTGGCAGAAATATCGATGAAGCTATCCGGATGGTCGATGCATTGCAGTTCTTTGAAGAATTTGGTGAGGTTTGTCCTGCAAATTGGCACAAAGGCGACGAAGCTATGAAAGCGACAGCAGATGGTGTAGCAAAGTACCTTAGTAAACATTAA
- the mazG gene encoding nucleoside triphosphate pyrophosphohydrolase: MKEKLDAFERLLTIMDELRAKCPWDKEQTFDSLRHLTIEEMYELSDAILVKDINEIKNELGDIMLHIVFYSKIASETNDFDVGDVINDLNKKLIKRHPHIYGNVEVQNSRDVRNNWEKIKMGEGRRSVLGGVPNALPALVKAYRIQEKASGAGFDWEEPRQVWEKVMEEKDELLKEVNEGSAKDKIEDEFGDLLFALVNYARFIKVNPEDALEKTNRRFIRRFNYMEEQVDKDGRFLKDMTLSEMDIYWNEAKKNEG, translated from the coding sequence ATGAAAGAAAAATTGGATGCTTTTGAAAGATTGCTCACAATTATGGATGAGTTAAGGGCAAAATGCCCCTGGGATAAAGAGCAGACGTTTGATAGTTTGAGGCATCTTACCATTGAGGAGATGTATGAGCTTTCTGATGCCATCCTTGTAAAAGACATAAATGAGATAAAGAATGAGCTAGGAGATATAATGTTACATATTGTATTTTATTCGAAGATTGCTTCTGAGACCAATGATTTTGATGTTGGGGATGTGATCAATGATCTCAATAAGAAGCTTATAAAGCGGCATCCACATATTTATGGTAATGTAGAGGTTCAGAATTCACGGGATGTCAGGAACAATTGGGAGAAGATAAAGATGGGAGAAGGACGCAGGTCGGTTCTTGGAGGTGTTCCCAATGCATTGCCTGCACTTGTAAAGGCATATAGAATTCAGGAAAAGGCCAGCGGTGCAGGTTTTGACTGGGAAGAACCAAGGCAGGTTTGGGAGAAAGTCATGGAAGAAAAAGATGAGCTTTTAAAAGAAGTGAATGAAGGCTCCGCTAAAGATAAAATAGAGGATGAATTTGGGGATCTGCTTTTTGCCCTGGTCAATTATGCCAGGTTTATTAAAGTCAATCCAGAAGATGCTTTAGAGAAGACAAACAGAAGATTTATCAGGAGATTCAACTATATGGAAGAACAAGTAGATAAGGATGGAAGGTTCTTGAAGGATATGACGCTCAGTGAGATGGATATATACTGGAATGAGGCAAAAAAAAATGAAGGATAA
- a CDS encoding acyloxyacyl hydrolase, whose protein sequence is MEIYNSHFPAIEISLGKATYGQQFWEQMYSYPDIGIVYYHSGLGISPYLGTANALFPYINFPIIKTKTITIGFRLGAGIGYLTKKFERLENFKHLAIGSHINFAGNLMLELNYRLNDFYWFTAGLTLTHFSNGSFKLPNYGLNVPAISIGLQRFFNRQNVPIQKRLYSPTKPFDFDIHRIIEFNLTGVFGFKDLQALVGKKFFVYSLFGTALKQISYKSKFGGGFDVSYDGSDEKILEKNHVIVENKFSLIKTGLNIAYQLALGKLAFDFNYGMYLSGKDQSDGSVYQKVSIKYDFSEHLYANITLKVHWGRADFIGWGMGYKIKWYY, encoded by the coding sequence ATGGAAATATACAATAGCCATTTCCCGGCCATTGAAATCAGCTTGGGTAAAGCCACTTATGGCCAACAGTTTTGGGAACAGATGTATAGTTATCCCGATATCGGTATCGTGTATTATCATTCAGGACTTGGCATATCTCCGTACCTTGGAACCGCCAATGCCCTCTTTCCATATATCAATTTTCCTATTATTAAAACAAAAACCATCACCATTGGATTTAGGCTTGGTGCAGGCATAGGCTATCTAACAAAAAAATTTGAAAGACTTGAAAATTTTAAACATCTGGCAATAGGTTCACATATTAATTTCGCAGGGAATCTGATGCTTGAACTCAATTACAGACTTAATGATTTTTACTGGTTCACTGCCGGTCTAACATTGACCCATTTCAGCAACGGATCATTTAAGCTGCCTAATTATGGATTAAACGTACCAGCCATTTCAATAGGTCTACAACGTTTTTTTAACAGGCAAAACGTACCTATACAAAAAAGACTATATTCCCCGACCAAACCCTTTGATTTTGATATCCACCGTATAATAGAATTTAATCTAACCGGTGTTTTCGGATTCAAAGATCTGCAAGCACTTGTTGGTAAAAAGTTTTTTGTTTACTCCCTGTTTGGTACCGCCCTTAAACAGATAAGTTATAAAAGCAAATTCGGTGGAGGTTTTGATGTTTCTTATGATGGATCTGATGAAAAAATACTGGAGAAAAATCATGTCATAGTAGAAAATAAATTTTCACTGATAAAAACAGGGTTGAATATTGCCTATCAGTTGGCTCTTGGAAAACTCGCTTTTGATTTTAACTACGGAATGTACCTCAGCGGAAAAGATCAGAGTGATGGATCTGTCTATCAGAAAGTATCGATAAAATATGATTTTTCTGAACATCTTTATGCCAACATTACACTTAAGGTTCACTGGGGTAGGGCTGATTTTATTGGTTGGGGAATGGGATATAAAATTAAATGGTACTATTAA
- a CDS encoding DUF2807 domain-containing protein — MSFLFISCEKLDLGDCFKNTGKIIIEERNVPDFEYIDLADNVNLIITQDVHCGIKVEADENIMGSIITDVQDKKLTIRNENTCDWVRNYNKDIDIYLSVAHLVNIYYKASGNIISTNTIVSDSLNIEVWDGSGSIDLDIATQKSVLSLHYGTVDFNIRGTSNVNYIYASSYGPFYCQDLITQFTFMNNRGSNDCYVY, encoded by the coding sequence TTGAGCTTCCTATTTATATCCTGCGAAAAACTTGACCTTGGAGATTGTTTTAAAAACACAGGAAAGATCATTATCGAAGAAAGAAATGTGCCTGATTTTGAATATATTGACCTTGCTGATAATGTCAACCTGATCATCACTCAGGATGTCCACTGTGGTATTAAAGTGGAGGCAGACGAAAACATTATGGGATCGATCATTACAGATGTGCAGGATAAAAAGTTGACTATTAGAAATGAAAATACATGTGATTGGGTTAGAAACTATAATAAGGACATCGATATCTATCTTTCTGTCGCACATCTTGTCAACATTTATTATAAGGCTTCAGGCAACATCATCAGTACCAACACAATAGTAAGCGATTCACTGAATATTGAGGTTTGGGATGGTTCAGGTTCCATCGACCTGGATATTGCAACACAGAAATCAGTCCTTAGCCTCCATTATGGTACTGTTGATTTTAATATAAGAGGAACATCTAATGTTAATTATATCTATGCTTCCAGTTACGGGCCTTTCTACTGTCAGGATCTTATTACCCAATTCACATTCATGAATAACCGGGGATCCAACGACTGCTATGTCTATTGA
- the proS gene encoding proline--tRNA ligase, protein MAKDFASREENYAQWYNDLVIRAGLAENSAVRGCMVIKPYGYSIWEGMQAALDKMFKDTGHSNAYFPLLIPKSFFSKEASHVEGFAKECAVVTHYRLKNADDGSGIIVDEEAKLEEELIIRPTSETIIWDSYRNWIQSYRDLPLLINQWANVVRWEMRTRLFLRTTEFLWQEGHTAHATQEEAVKEAELILNIYSDFAEKWMAIPVIKGVKSPNERFAGAVDTYGIEALMQDGKALQTGTSHFLGQNFAKAFDVKFLNKENKLDYVWATSWGVSTRLVGALIMSHSDDHGLVIPPKLAPTQVVIVPIYNKTDQLSLISERAFRIKEALEKKGISVLYDARDSYKPGWKFTEYEFKGIPIRLAIGPRDMENNTVEIARRDTLEKETFQITDIENKIEHLLVQIQQKLYERALSYRENNTHIVNSWDEFKEIIENEGGFLMAHWDGTSETEIAIKEDTKATIRVIPFDDNPEPGKCVYSGRPSKQRVVFARAY, encoded by the coding sequence ATGGCTAAAGATTTTGCATCAAGAGAAGAAAATTATGCCCAGTGGTACAATGACCTGGTAATCAGGGCCGGCCTTGCAGAGAATTCGGCTGTCAGAGGTTGCATGGTAATAAAACCCTATGGTTATTCTATATGGGAAGGCATGCAGGCCGCACTTGATAAAATGTTCAAGGACACAGGTCATTCCAATGCCTATTTCCCTCTTTTAATACCCAAATCATTTTTTAGCAAGGAGGCCAGCCATGTTGAAGGATTTGCCAAAGAATGTGCTGTGGTTACTCATTACCGGTTGAAAAATGCCGATGATGGAAGTGGAATTATTGTGGATGAGGAAGCAAAGCTTGAAGAAGAGTTGATCATAAGACCTACTTCTGAAACAATTATTTGGGACTCTTACCGTAATTGGATACAGTCATACCGTGATTTGCCTCTTCTTATTAATCAGTGGGCCAATGTCGTGCGTTGGGAAATGAGGACACGATTGTTTCTCAGGACTACTGAATTTCTTTGGCAGGAAGGTCACACAGCTCATGCCACACAAGAGGAAGCTGTAAAGGAAGCCGAACTGATTCTGAATATATATTCAGATTTTGCAGAAAAATGGATGGCCATCCCAGTAATAAAAGGTGTTAAATCTCCAAATGAACGTTTTGCTGGTGCTGTTGATACATATGGTATTGAGGCTTTAATGCAAGATGGTAAGGCGCTTCAGACGGGAACATCCCATTTCCTTGGTCAGAATTTTGCCAAGGCATTTGATGTAAAGTTTTTAAACAAGGAAAACAAGTTGGATTATGTCTGGGCAACATCCTGGGGAGTTTCTACACGTTTAGTGGGAGCACTGATCATGTCTCATTCTGATGATCATGGACTTGTTATTCCCCCCAAACTGGCACCTACACAGGTTGTTATTGTTCCGATCTATAATAAGACCGATCAACTTTCTCTGATATCTGAACGGGCGTTCAGGATAAAGGAAGCACTTGAAAAGAAAGGCATAAGCGTATTATATGATGCACGGGATTCATATAAACCGGGATGGAAGTTCACTGAATATGAGTTTAAAGGTATTCCTATTCGCCTGGCAATAGGTCCGCGTGATATGGAAAATAATACTGTTGAAATTGCCCGGCGGGATACTTTAGAAAAAGAGACATTTCAGATTACCGATATTGAAAATAAGATTGAACATCTTCTTGTTCAGATTCAGCAGAAGTTGTATGAGCGAGCTTTATCATACCGTGAAAACAATACTCATATTGTTAATTCCTGGGATGAGTTCAAAGAGATTATCGAAAACGAAGGAGGATTCCTGATGGCTCATTGGGATGGCACTTCTGAAACAGAGATTGCAATCAAAGAAGATACTAAAGCCACTATCCGTGTGATACCGTTTGATGACAATCCGGAACCTGGTAAGTGTGTATATTCAGGAAGGCCATCAAAGCAAAGAGTCGTTTTTGCCAGAGCATATTAG
- a CDS encoding C4-type zinc ribbon domain-containing protein — MPQKTTSKSSQASKLQVDQPAIIQESQPAGTASVVNIKESDDSAEVSIEKRLISLYSLQQIDSQIDKIRIIRGELPLEVQDLEDEIVGLETRIENHKQEITSLERSVKDKELVIKECEALIKRYEEQQKNVRNNREYDSLSKEIEFQTLEIQLSEKRIKEYKADLEIKKSEIKNSQQVLDERKNDMGEKKAELKDIVAETEKEEKTLQEQSLKHQKYIEDRLLKAYKRIRKNARNGLAVVQIERDACGGCFSSIPPQRQLDIRMHKKIIVCEYCGRIIVDDSIVEAVKI; from the coding sequence ATGCCCCAAAAAACAACATCAAAATCTAGTCAGGCTTCGAAGTTACAGGTAGATCAGCCTGCTATCATTCAGGAATCACAACCTGCTGGTACAGCTTCTGTCGTAAACATCAAAGAATCTGATGATAGCGCTGAAGTGAGTATTGAAAAGAGACTTATTTCTTTATACTCATTACAACAAATCGATTCACAGATTGATAAGATCCGTATTATTCGCGGTGAATTGCCTTTGGAAGTTCAGGACTTGGAAGATGAAATTGTCGGACTTGAAACAAGAATTGAGAATCATAAGCAGGAGATTACTTCATTAGAGCGTTCTGTCAAAGATAAGGAATTAGTCATAAAGGAATGTGAAGCCTTAATCAAACGGTATGAAGAACAGCAAAAGAATGTAAGAAATAACAGGGAATATGATTCATTATCTAAGGAGATTGAGTTTCAAACACTAGAGATACAACTATCTGAGAAAAGAATAAAAGAGTATAAAGCTGATCTGGAAATTAAAAAAAGTGAAATAAAAAATTCACAGCAAGTCCTTGATGAAAGAAAAAATGATATGGGGGAGAAAAAAGCTGAATTAAAAGATATAGTTGCTGAAACTGAAAAGGAGGAGAAGACATTACAGGAACAGTCGCTTAAACATCAGAAATATATTGAAGACCGGTTGCTCAAAGCTTATAAGCGTATCAGAAAAAATGCACGGAATGGTTTAGCTGTTGTGCAAATTGAAAGAGATGCTTGTGGTGGTTGCTTTAGTAGCATTCCCCCTCAAAGACAATTGGATATCAGGATGCACAAAAAAATCATTGTTTGTGAATACTGCGGGAGAATTATTGTTGATGATTCTATAGTTGAAGCTGTTAAAATATGA
- a CDS encoding Nif3-like dinuclear metal center hexameric protein — protein MKLKQITFFLEEYAPLFLQESYDNVGLIIGDPEQEIHQALISLDITEDVIEEAITKQCNLIISHHPLIFRSISKITGKTSVERMVINAIKNDLAIYAIHTNIDNLPHSVNKSVSEKFRIKNLRILTPRKDLLRKLVTFCPLEKSNEVREALFQSGAGHLGNYDKCSFNLEGRGSFRAMENADPYVGNIGELHFENEVRIEMVYPVYREKEILEALLQSHPYEEVAYDIYSLGNEFHNAGAGVIGELPERMDEKKFLEKVKQEMKCSCLRHSGLTGGKVNRVAICGGSGSFLIQKAIVAKADAFITADLKYHDFFEAEGKILLVDIGHYESEQFIKELLFTIISEKFSNFACFISELNTNSVNYF, from the coding sequence ATGAAATTAAAACAAATCACTTTCTTTCTTGAAGAATATGCTCCTTTGTTTCTTCAGGAGTCATATGATAATGTGGGACTTATTATTGGTGATCCTGAACAGGAAATACATCAGGCACTGATTAGTCTTGATATTACAGAAGACGTAATAGAAGAAGCAATTACCAAACAATGTAATCTTATTATTTCACATCATCCCCTGATTTTCAGGAGTATCAGTAAGATTACTGGGAAGACTTCAGTCGAGCGTATGGTAATAAACGCAATTAAGAATGATTTGGCAATATATGCCATCCATACTAATATCGACAATCTACCCCACAGTGTCAATAAGTCTGTTTCAGAAAAGTTTAGAATAAAGAATTTACGGATATTAACCCCTAGGAAGGATTTGTTGCGCAAACTTGTCACTTTTTGCCCCTTGGAAAAATCCAATGAAGTCAGAGAGGCCTTATTTCAATCGGGTGCTGGTCACCTTGGGAATTATGATAAATGCAGCTTTAACCTTGAAGGAAGAGGATCATTCAGAGCAATGGAAAATGCTGATCCTTATGTAGGGAATATCGGAGAATTGCATTTCGAGAATGAAGTAAGAATTGAGATGGTTTATCCTGTCTATCGGGAAAAGGAGATTCTGGAGGCCTTGCTTCAGTCACACCCATATGAAGAGGTAGCTTATGACATTTACTCGCTGGGCAATGAATTTCATAATGCTGGTGCCGGTGTCATCGGAGAATTACCGGAAAGGATGGATGAAAAAAAATTCCTTGAAAAGGTAAAGCAAGAGATGAAATGTAGTTGTCTTCGACATTCTGGATTGACCGGAGGTAAAGTCAACAGGGTAGCCATCTGCGGTGGATCAGGCAGTTTTCTGATCCAGAAGGCTATTGTGGCCAAAGCTGATGCTTTCATAACAGCAGATCTTAAATATCATGATTTTTTTGAAGCAGAGGGTAAGATCCTGTTGGTTGATATTGGACACTATGAAAGTGAGCAGTTTATAAAAGAATTATTATTTACCATAATAAGCGAAAAATTTTCTAATTTTGCATGCTTCATTTCAGAGCTTAATACCAATTCAGTAAATTATTTTTAA